The genomic DNA ttgaaaaagtgtcctatgaacagtgacactattttagtgcaacatttctgtaaataagtgtcaacataccaatgtaaaggAATAAATATCtctaatagtgctttctgtaaacaaaaaataaggtctttcttaccagtgacaccattatagtgcaatattccagtaaacaatatattggttcctttaacaaacagtgacatttctgtgaagaGGTACCTACACATTTTAGTGaagaagcagaaaaggttttaaaataataaaataaatcttaaatcccaaaaaaaaaaaaaaaagtttgcatatcgataatcgatcgtgcgaaaacaaatatcaagatatcgtcacactcctatgcttgggtgtgttttgttttttgttttgcatgcaTTATTAAAAAATTGGGATGATGAATAATTTACATCGGCAAGCATTCATGTGATTTTCAAGCCTGTGGCAACCCTGCGGTATTTACTGTCTGCTGAGATTTGTCCCCCGAATCAAGCAGAAAAACTCAATACTTGACCCAAGAAGTCCATCTGtgtcggttttttttttttttttgactagaAGCACACTCTACATACTGCaattaaagtgcttttttttttttccttaatctTTTTCAAATTGTACAAATGAAATTCCCACAATTCACAACACAGACACGAGAAAACATAACCTTCACCTAAACCAGAGAAAAACTAGCTTTGGCCACCATTTCCTTTTAAATGCAACTGCATCCATAACACTGTGACTATAAGTGGGGCTTGTCTTAAAACGTGCTGCTATTTGTAGACAGCAGCTGTAAAGCTTCCTTTGATTGCTAACAATGTACACTAGGGTTGGGCacttcacgatacgatacgcgatacaaagctcacgataacaattatctcgggatatgacgatactgtgattattgatatatcggtcagaaatcaatctacgataatctatgacataacaaggaaaaaaaaaaaagattaagtgaaaaaaatacaatttttattttatacctcTGAAAGagaataaattgaaagtgtcaaatgtaaacgaataagtatctccaatagtgctttctgtaaacaaaaaatagggtctttcttaccagtgacaccattatagtgcaatattccagtaaacaatttattggttccttcaacaaacagtcaccaaatttctgtgaagacgtatctgcacattttagtgaaaaagcagaaaaggtttttaaaaaaaataatcgagtatcgatcgtgcgaaaaaatattgcgatatatcgctgtaccgagatatcgtcacactcctaatgtACACCTGCTATTCCAGAAAGGAGCGTTACATTATAAATAAGTGCGATGAAATGAAGTCGCCATTTCCTCCTGCTTAATCCAACTTGAATGTTTGCTGTAAATATGTGTTCCGTGAACTGTTTTGTTGCCTGTTTTCAGAATGAAAAACAGGCCCCCCCGGCAGACATGTTACTGGTGCAAGATCAGCTGAGAGATGTGAGTCGTGTTTCTTTTTCTATCTTTCTGCacacctttaatttaaatatgtgtatataatAATCTATATATAATCCAAAGAGAGATACTGACACGCAAATAATTGCATTACATTTTGCAAACATATATAGAAAATGTCTTCAGATTGTGAGGACAGCTTCATTATGAAGGTTACTGTAATACTATTATTGCTTCCATTGAGTCCCACAGCTGTATAGAAAACAAGCACCTCTGTTAACATCCATAAGGCTTTAGTTTTAGGTTTCCCCTGTGTAAGACCATTTGAGAAATGTCCTCTATAAAATGTTCTTAAATCAACTGTTAATGGTGTTATGCAGTGGGCAATAATCTATTTAAAAGCAGTTTACCAACATctaatattctttattttgtCTGTAGGTTTTTAACTCTTTCCACAGTCTGTGGAACTATTAAGTGTTATTATTAAGTGGCTTTGCTCAGGAGACTTGGTTGAAGCCGTATAGCAGACATATTTTGTCACGGAGTGTTGATCCAAATGCAGAGGGAGGCAGGAAGCAGGTGTAGCATTCTTGGAACCAGTCGATGTTTATTCCGAAACTCAAAAACAGGGAAGACTGAGAGCAGGAGACGAAACGCAGCAGCAGAGGAGGAGGTAGTAACGACACAGATCCAGCAATCACACAGTGACGAGatactcagctaaatagtgagggaggcttgacatcactggggggtggagccacgaGCAGGAATaactaaaacacaaagacaaagagttaacacaggaggccagactcagaaacagaataaacaaagacagaaaaactaaaagagAACCACAAGGGCTACAACACAAAcgaaaactaaacagaacatggtatatttaaactttaatgaCAGTAggggccacagaaatgtgattatctgatccaagggccacattatcaacagtgatgtcagcatttagaataatgaccattaatgcaggaaagaacaaaggggttttgtctgttttaccTGATATTTTTGTTAGTgtgttgttgtagtttttagttgtcctttttgtaaaaatgtgtatgtttcctggggtcattttgtgtggtgtatatcttgtcattttgtacagttttttttttttttttttttttttttatcattttgagtatttttctataattttttctggtattttgtagtcattttgtttccgctttgtctatttttctgttattttgtttttgtgtggtcTTGTCGTcgtttggtttatttttcaactcattttgtgtattttccataTTTTCATATGGTttctggagccattttgtgtgtgtttttctgtgtatttttgtgaggGTTTTCAAGTCATTGTGTGtaactattgtcattttgtaaatgtttgtcatttttgtatttttttttggtttttgttgtggcttttttgattatttgtgtTGCCAGTTTCCCGTGTCTGCCCTGTAGTTTTGCTGTGTGTCCTGACTTGTTTACTCTCCCATCATCAGGCTCTGGAAAAGAACCAGCAGTGGCATGTGTACGACCAGCAGAGAGAGGCCTACGTGAGCTCAATTCGAGCTCACGTGCACGAGCTGGAGCAGCAGCTGGCCCAGGCCAAAGCAGCAGTTGATTCAGGGGCAGAGAAACGTAGGAGAACTCCACACTTCCTTGCACtcattattttttagaaatCTTTAATTTACagactttttctgctgaattataATGAAGCTAATTTAGTGTGCTGGCCCATATAGAGAAGTTAAAGTCGGAAGAACAATAAGTTTGATTTAAGCTTTGATAATGTAGCTGCAGCATGAATTATTAAAAGGGACAAAAGTGAGAAAGAATTGGATAATGCACAGAGGTAAAATATTATCACAGACCGTTTGGCTGTTACAATTAATGCCAGGCACTTCCACAAATCACCTGCTAAGAATGTGCCGACTTCTGGAACTCTCACGTAACGACTGCAATGAATATCTTTGATTAGCTCCCCTCGTTTTCAAACCTAaaacttcttctttctttctttttttttttttcttttcagctgCTGCCGACTCAGCAGGTCCAGAGAAGGAAACTCAGCTGAGAAGTCATTATGAGCAGCTGCTGTCAGCGGCACAAAACGAGCTGCAGAACCACAAAGAACAGGTCGCCAGAATCCAACAAGAGCTCAGTGTGCAGATTGAACAGGTGGAAACATCATGGTTTCACACATTACCGTTACAGTATAATCAACCAGTTTATCTCACTGTGTGCTGTTTGACAGGTAATTAATGCCTTCACATTGAAAATCACTGATTCCCTTTAGTAAAATGTGCTTCTGCTTGATTTCTAAGTGATGTAAATAAGATAAGTGAggcacatgtggccctcagtcttaATTTTGTGCGGCACCCATAACAATtgattgtatttcaagaagttggaacgaatataaagcccaacatgaTGCATaaaaaaactcccaaaacacacaaatcgacagcagATTGCACAAAGTtgacaaaaattcacataaaaaacaaaatgacaacaaccacttaacaaacaaaatcactacgaaaacacaaaaaacaacaacacattacacgATAGCTCCAaattgtcaacaaaatgacaggaaaatacagaaaatgaccctaaaaacacaaaactttacaacataaatgcagaaaatgacagaaaaatacacaaaatttcaacaaaaaacacaatgactgcaaaaacacacaaaatgactaaaaactgacaaaaccacaaagacatgCAACAGTTTTtgccctgtattaatgctcagattaatcattctaatgctgacataaatgttgataatgtggccctctgatcagatccgatcacatttttgtggcccccgctgtgacaGAGCTGCCCATCCCTGATGTGGAGGTTAATGCAGGCTCGATAGAAATGccatatattttaatttgtggCATATAAGGCTGCATTGAGCATCAACTACCGACAATAGGCAAGCAAACATGTCAGTGGAATGGTTGGAGGAGCTAACTGCTAGCCTGCTCTCATCAATCTCTGGGTCAGAAtagtttttgttctttctttgcaGACACTGAAGGCTCAGGCGCAGCTGCAGTCCCAGAAGGATCAGGTCAGGAGGCTCCAGGATGAAATGCTGGCGCTGCAGAGGAAGTACGAGGGCAAGAGCAGCGAGCTGTCATCCCTCCTGAGCAAGTACGGGGAGAAGAGTAAAGAACTATCAGACGTGGGGAAACAGCTGCAGGCCGAGCGGCTCGCTAACAGGTAGACCCAGCCAAGCGCTGTCGTCTCCTTCAGAGCTGCTAAAGTACAGCTGCTCTGAGAGGAAGTCGGTAGCTGTGCACTAACAAAGTATTGCTCTTGTttcacacaacaacaaacaaaggcaGCAGAGAGCCGTTCCACTGTTGATCTTGCACAGCGAGCCATCTATTTATCTCAGAAGAGAGACGTTAAGAGATCTGTATCAGTGTGCGCTCTCCCTCAAAGCCACAGTGTGTGCTTTAAAGCTGGGATCACAGCTCCTACTGGAGGACAAACCATTCTGTCTCTGCCTCTTCACACCAAAACAATGGGGAGCTCCTGAGTTCACGCCTGTTATATTTTGTATAGAAAAGTGTAGCAGGGTAGGTGTAGCTTAAACCAACACTCAGTGGGTTTGCCCCTAATAAATAAACTGTGTAGTGATAAAAATGAAGATATTTGAGTTGCAGAGCTGCAACTAATGATTGTTTTAATAATCGATTAATCagtcaataaataaatcgattaatcagatttgttttaataaaagcaGTTAATTTAAAAAGCACACTTAAACCCTGCTGAAGGGTGctcgcacacacaaacatttgtgcGCGCACACGCAATAACactcgtgcgcgcacacacaatagcacacaaacactcgtggtgcgcacatacacaaacactcgtTGGTCGCACTCACACAATCGTTggtcgcacacacacacactcatggtgcacacacacacaaacactcatggtgcgcaCAAACagtcatgcacacacacaaagctctgCCGGCGAATCAAACGACGCAATGAATTAATATTGAAAATTGTTCCCAACGCTTTTAAAAGTCGATTTTTATCGATTTTATTGATTCATTGTTGGTCTTGCTAATATATGTCCCAACAATGTGTGTAATTGTGATTGCTCGGTGCAGACATGCAGTGTGTGAGGAGAGGAAAGTGTCCTCTGACCTCACAGACAGGATGCGTGAGGACCTGGAGAAGCTGGAGGTTCGATTGGACGAGGAGAGGAAGAGATCTGCTGAGCTCCTCTCACAGGTGACACCAAGACTCTTTccttctgtaaataaaaaaaaaaaaaaacaccaaaataaattattatgtaaattattaaTCCCATtacatttatggctctgaatatGTACTAAAATTACCTTGTTTTGTTGGTGTGGCTATTACAGGTGAATATGCTGCAGAAGTCTCTGTTGAACCAAAATGAAGAGCAGAGAAGAATCACAAATCTGGAGCAACAGGTAACATGACTCTctgtaataattataattaaacaaaGACTTTTCGTCTACGACCCTGATTCCGAGACTAATTTATGACGAGAACGTAAAACAAAATCTCTGTTCATGATCAAATGACGAGTAAAAACGTGACGTATAAAATGAAGCCGACCTGCCAGTAAAGCTGTATTACAAACATTTACAATGTCtttattgttttcctttttaccAAGTAATTACTGTATATGAACTCAAATTTAAACTCTCAGGAATGGAGCTTTGTTCTTCTCAGTCATTTGTTCAAATACacggtgtaaaaaaaaaaaaaaaagaactagtGAGAAGCATGTATTGCACtttcactttatttacacatgtatgtaaatttaaaggagtgcacaagggttaaataaaataaaataaatacattaacaaaTTAATGGACTTGCACGCCTACTTTCAGCACGAAAATAGGAAAACAAATAACGCTCTAAACAACATGTTCATATTGTCTTAGGAGTCTCTTCTTTCTCTTAAACTGAAATACATTCAAACATCTCTTTATATCGCTATGTAAAGAATTCCACAGTTTAACCCTAACTAACAACTTTTGATTCCTCCTCAGATCCAACTCTCTGCCAAGGACTTTGAGAGCGACAAGATGGATCGTCAGCAGATGCAGCGGCAGCTCCACAAGGTTCTGAAGGAGCTCCGTAAGGCCCGGGATCAGATCACTAAACTGCAGTCTGCTGTGAGTGACGGGAATGACGCGCATCACACAAAACCCTGTTGATTTATTGATTCATATTCAAAATGAAGCAAGAAAAGATATTTAAAGGGATTTATTAGGATGACAACTAATACTGGATAGCAGGGTTGAGTAATCGCGCGattgttaattaattacaattatgacataattgtaatcgtaattgaaagaATCTGATGCGATTATGAtttcttatttttctgtatttttgtttgaatcacacaaagtttacaaagggtggcatacgacacaatttgacagataaaataatgatgtaaaaaaatgtctGGACTTTACAAGTCCTCTTTATAAAAAGAAAACTCAgagagaaatttaaaaaaaaaaacaataaaattaaataaacctgGAAAAACGAGAATATTTCTTTGAGGTTCAAATACCTTTTTTAACATGTAGGtttcaaaaatataataaaagaaaagaaaatgttccATAGTTTAAAAAATCACCattacacacaattacaaactAGAAAATTtttattaacctagcattagcttagcattaactagcattagcttagcatcaaTCTCACGTTAACGTTGGCAATAATGTTAGCAGTAGCCTAGCGTtagcctattattattattattagcctagtgttagcagtagcctaacaatagcattaacctagcatcaatCTCACGTTAACGTTGGCATTAACGTTAGCAGTAGCCTAGCGTTAGGATtagcctattattattataaagcttagcagtaacctagcatcagcaatagcctagcattggcagtgacctagcattagctaacattaacctagcaatagctgaacattagcattaagtTTAGACAACCTAAACTTATCTTTCTTCTTTGCCACTAAAACCTTTTATCTTCATACTCAGAagttcaaaaacatacaatggGTTATACGCACAGTGACACGTGACGTATTTCTAGGTGAAAATAAGTTTACGCTGTTACCGCTTTCGGACAGTCAAAACAGTGGAGAAGTGAGTCGTCACACTTTTGAAACgtgtttttcacagttttgtTTCATTGTGCCTGTTCTACACAATGACATCCAAAATCCAGATACCACTGTGCATCCCTAAGTGTACAGCTTCAGCTAGGTgtagtatgattttatgattgtaattgctCTCGCAtttcaaaatgaatgaatggtaagtttgtttgttttttttaaactgtataaacaacatggggaaaaggtcaatttaactaaaattttattttttgtatttttgttgttttatggatttctggctatttttgtagtcatcttgagTTTTTGGAGGGATTTTGATtaatttagtctgtttttttgtgtgttttactgtcattttgtgtatttttgtgtgtttactttgggggccgccagttacacgtctgcactagacactagaaAAATTGCCCTAACCCTTTTCACCGAATTACATTTACTGtaaagttggtcttaaatttgcTTTGAAATGGCAATACAAAGGATTAAAAAGTCtttatttgactaaagctgttgGAACCTTGAATTAAAGATATAATTGACTCCAGGCCTGCTAGATAGTTCTaagtctgtttaaaaaaagaaaaataattgcattttaatagtAATTTCTGTTTTCCAGAAGCAGCCAATCACCCGCTTCTCTGAGCCCGGCTCGTACAACATGCATGAGTTTGAGCGCCTCACCATCGGCGACCCCCCCAGCCTGACGTCTCCGTCCAAAGAGAACAACCTGATGGACGAGAGTTTTCTGGAGTGTCCAAAGTGCTTTGCTCCATATCCGACTAGCCGCCACAGGGACCTCCTGGCCCACATCGACTACTGCCAGCTCTAAGCCCACATTTTAGAAAACTGACCTTGACACCGGAGGAACGCTCCAGTATGAATCACTGGTTTCACCAGCGTTATGCTAACGCTAactgttgtatttttaaatcactgCTACCTTCCATAACCATTCATTTAACTGCTGCTGTGTTGATTAGTTGATCGATCATGTATATCAACTAACAATGAAGCAGATTCTACCTTTTCTTAGAATAATAGTGCGTTTTATTTGAATAGaggaaaatcttttttttttttttttttaatgtgtattaaccATTTTCATCACTCCAATACAGGTGTCACATGATGTTTTGTTTCAGACCAAAGTTTTGATATTTTCGTTTTTTTTGGggatgattttttaaaatatttattcatgttatttttatcttttggaATTGAATTGagatttgtgtgtttggttGCAGTATTTATTGGTTTTGTGGGTTCTCCATGTTTTCCTTATTTTAGGGTTTATCATCATTTGGTGGTTTTTATGGCTGACGTTGGCAGATAGAGCATTTTAATTCTTACGAGTTTAGAAACCAGCCCATTTGTCCCTTTTCATGTTCTAATAGCTCAGTTTGTGCTCCTCAGCATGTGTATTAGTGACATTTTTGTGCTATTTCCTTGGAAAAATGATTACCCACAATCCTGTGTTGCACTTTTTTGACAACATTGGTGTGAAGGACAAAAACTAGGACACGTTTAGCTGTGGTTCTAAATTCTAGGGActtgaattttatttatagGCAATTAAAACTCCTGTGTCTAATGGGAATCCTCACCAATCACACACGTTTGCAGTTTGTCCGTGTTTTCCTCTCTGTTCGCAGCTTGACTTCTCAAGCCTCACATTCCTGTAAATCTGGAATGAGATTGCGTGAGTTAATTCCCTGTACTAAACTATTTAGGGGCAGGATTAGCAAAGGTCCTCCTGGAGGCAGGAGGAGAACAGGGTTAAGGTGTCTTTATTCCTGCTAACTGCTGCCAATGTGACTCCATAGACTGCGGACGGACTGCACTAGACATTGCATGTTATGCACTGAAGAGTTGTACCATGTCTCCCTC from Gouania willdenowi chromosome 19, fGouWil2.1, whole genome shotgun sequence includes the following:
- the cep55l gene encoding centrosomal protein of 55 kDa — encoded protein: MTSKGAKETIVSKLGFKSSSSASKAEAELDKVRKENAHLRKKMEDLAKRHNKPPDSDKSKLLERIVYLDTLRERNNQQLLVKEQELETLKQLLTAQGGEVVVSLQAQLEQRRKEEGQRDAMFQNLSQETEDLKNKLASVSAHCQSLETQVMNEKQAPPADMLLVQDQLRDALEKNQQWHVYDQQREAYVSSIRAHVHELEQQLAQAKAAVDSGAEKPAADSAGPEKETQLRSHYEQLLSAAQNELQNHKEQVARIQQELSVQIEQTLKAQAQLQSQKDQVRRLQDEMLALQRKYEGKSSELSSLLSKYGEKSKELSDVGKQLQAERLANRHAVCEERKVSSDLTDRMREDLEKLEVRLDEERKRSAELLSQVNMLQKSLLNQNEEQRRITNLEQQIQLSAKDFESDKMDRQQMQRQLHKVLKELRKARDQITKLQSAKQPITRFSEPGSYNMHEFERLTIGDPPSLTSPSKENNLMDESFLECPKCFAPYPTSRHRDLLAHIDYCQL